A single window of Narcine bancroftii isolate sNarBan1 chromosome 1, sNarBan1.hap1, whole genome shotgun sequence DNA harbors:
- the LOC138751444 gene encoding troponin I, fast skeletal muscle-like, protein MTSSRRMHLKSLLLSLAKAAIEKEEADRIAEKERYMAEHCEPLQVHGISMADLQDLCKKLHAKIDEVDEERYDMETKVNKTGKEIDDLNLKVFDLKGKFKRPPLKRVRMSADAMLRALLGSKHKVSMDLRANLKQVKKEDTEKEKDLRDVGDWRKNIEEKAGMEGRKKMFEGAE, encoded by the exons ATGACCTCCTCTCGCAGAATGCATTTGAAG AGCTTGCTGCTCTCACTTGCCAAAGCTGCGATTGAGAAGGAAGAAGCAGATCGGATAGCGGAGAAGGAGAGGTACATGGCAGAACACTGTGAACCTCTGCAAGTTCATGGGATTTCAATGGCAGATTTACAG GATTTATGCAAAAAACTTCATGCGAAGATCGATGAGGTTGATGAGGAGAGATATGACATGGAAACCAAAGTTAATAAGACTGGCAAAGAG attgatgacctgaaTCTGAAAGTCTTTGACCTGAAGGGCAAGTTTAAGAGGCCACCCCTCAAGAGAGTGCGTATGTCAGCTGATGCCATGCTGCGTGCTTTGCTAGGCTCCAAACACAAGGTGTCCATGGATTTGAGAGCCAACCTGAAACAGGTGAAGAAAGAGGACACTGAGAAGGAGAAG GATCTGCGGGATGTTGGAGACTGGCGTAAGAATATTGAGGAGAAGGCTGGAATGGAAGGCAGAAAGAAGATGTTTGAGGGTGCTGAATAA